The genomic interval AACGCATGTGCGATCGTCGACCAGCGGCGGCGGGGGCTATGTCCACAACGGAATGGGCCACATATCGGCGCCGAGGGTGAGCGTGTCGTCGACGACCACCGAAGTGACGCGCTTCTTCATGGAATATGGCGAGGATGACGAGGAAGAGGTGACGATCAAGGGCGGCGGCTTCGCCGCGCGCGAGGGGCAGCGGGTCACGGTCGTCCGCATCGGCTCGCGCCCCGGCTGGGGTTATGATGTCGCCTATCACAACCACAATACCGGCAAAACCTACGCGCCGGACGGCTGGCTGGTGTGGCCGCTGGGAAAATCTCCGTCGGCCGCGCTGGTGCTGATCGCCCCGATCGTCGGCGCGATCGCCGGTGCTTTGCTGCTTCCCAGCCTGTGGTGGTTCCTCGGTCTCGCCGGATTCGGCTGGGCGTTCTACGCCTGGCGCCAGAAGGCCGGCGAATATCGGACGCTGAAGGAAGCGGTGCGGCAACGGATCGGCGAGGTGCTGGCCGATGCCAAGGCGGAGCACGGACGCGTGCGCGCCGGGCGCGAAGGCGAAGCCGCGTGATCCGCGCGCGCGCCGAGCGCCTCGTTTCCCTGTGCCCCTTGCTGTTTTCGGCGCTGCTGATTGCGACCTGCAGCAGCGGCGAAACACCCCCGGCGGACGGGGGCGGGGACGGGGCGGCCGGGCAGGTAAAGGCCGGCGCGGCCGCCCCCGCCGCGGCTCCGGAACCGGCCGCCGGTGACCGCGACGGCGCCTTGCGTGCCGCGGGCTACCAGCAGCGCGGTGAGACATGGATGGCGAGCTGCGAGGCCGACGTCAAACCGGTGCCGAAGGATAGCTGGTACGGCCTCGAAAGCGCCGAGATGCGCGACCTCGACGGCGACGGCATCGCCGAGGCGATGATCAGCGGCGGTAACAGCTATTGCTTCGGCAATACCGGCCTGTCGTTCAAATTGCTCGCCAAGGCGGGGGCGGGCTGGAAGGTGATCGCCGATAGCATGGGTATCCCTTCCTTCCATCCGCGCAAGGGCATCGCATGGCCCGACATCGAGATCGGCGGGCCGGGATCCGACTGTTTCCCCTTCCTGCGCTGGGACGGCCGCAAATATGCTTATGGCGGGCGCTCGCTCCAGGGGCGGATCTGCGAACTCGCTCCGAAGGCGCAGGTGAGCAAGGGCGGTCTGCCGATGGCGACCGGCCTCTGGGCGCGCAACCGCGCGGCGTGCGACGCGCTGGCGCGCGGGCAGGGCGATCCCGACTTCATCTTCGACGGCAAGGCGATGCTCGGCCCGCAGGATTATTACGGCGTCACGCCGTTCAAGGCGCTCGGCGACGGGCGCTACCGGACGGGCGGTGAGCATGAACGGCAGGTCATCGACATGAACGATCCGAAGTTCATCATCGTGCAGGAGGGCAATTGGTGGAGCGGCGGCTACACCTGGTGCTCCTCCGAACAGAGCTGGAAGCCGTGGGAAGTTTCGGAGGAGGATTATTCATGATCCGTTCGCTGTTCACATTCGCATCGGCGCTGTTGCCGGTCGCCGCGCTCGTCCAGTCGCAGCCGCAGCCCAAGCCTTGGCCGCGCGAGGTTCAGGCGTTCTATGACGAGCTCAAGGCCGAATGCCGCGCCGGCGGCGGCAAATTCGTCCCCGACCGCGCCAATTTCGCGGTCGAGACCGAAGTGACCGGTGACGGCAAGCCTGACTGGGTCGTCGAATATAGCGCCGCCTATTGCACCAATCAGGGCCATTCGGCCTGGTGCGGCACCGCGGGCTGCATGATTGCGATCCTGGGATCGGGGCGCCGCGGGCTCACCGAAATTTTCAGCAACAATGTCCGCGGCTGGCAGGCGGTGAAGCTCGACGGCGGCCGCACCGGTCTCGGCCTGTCGGTGCATGGTACGGTCTGCGGCAGCGTTGGCGCCGACATGTGCCTCGAAGTGCTGCGCTGGGACGGCCGCAAATGGGCGCTCGCGGGGCGGCGGCGCGGGACGGCCGCCGATCTTGGCCCCGACAGCGGCGAGCCTGCGTCGGCGCCTTCGCCCGGCCATGACGCGCGTTGGCAGTTCGGCGGCACCGGCGCCGGGGCGGTCGCGGCGGTGACGGGACATCCCGAATTCGCCGCGCTCGGGCTGCGCTGCCAGCCGGGCGGCGGCCTCGCTATGAGTGTTGTTCCCACGAAGGCGCTGCGCCTGCCCCCCGCAGGCCGGCCGCTCCTGATCGGTTTCAGGAGCTATGCGGAGTTTACCGAAACGACGCAGCAATTGATGCTCGAGCCCGGCAAGCCCGATTTCAGCGGCACGCTCGACCCGGCGACGAAGGCGCTGCTGACCGGCGCCGACACCGACCTCGCCGTCTATGCCAGCGTCGACGGCGGCGACGAATGGCAGGCGATCACCTATTTGTCGCTCGCGGGGTCGACCGCGGCGATCCGCTCGCTCGACCGGCAATGTCCCAAGGCGGCGGCCGCCGCGACCGGAGTGCAGCCCGGCCAGTCGCGCGTCGTGCCGCTGCCCGTCGGCTATTATGTCGACATGGCTATCGGCACCTGCGCCAAGCCCTTCGCCGACGGGACGCTCTATCTCGCCGAGGATCGCCTCATATCGCCTTACAGCAGCTGCGAGTTCGCCAGCCTCGAGATGGTCGATAGCCGGAACTTCCGGCAGACCATGATATGTTCCGACGAAGACGGCCGGCCGGGTGCTGCGCCGACCAATTATCGCGTCACCGGGCCGCGATCCTTCGCCGTCGAAACCTATAGCGAAGACTGGACCTGGTGCCCCGCGGCGCAGCTTCCGGCGAAAGCGCGCTTCTATGAGGGCGCGCGCCGATGATCACCCGCGGCGGCGCGCGCAACCATGCCCGTCCGGCATCGCCTGAATCCGCCGCCGCAAAACTCCGGACATCGGCGCGCCTGGCGTCCCCCAATATTATTCGGGTTGCGGCCGCCGCAAAATCTGCTGATCAACCGGCATCGGGCAGGCTGGGGGGCAGGCGGGGCGCAGGCATGGTGTCGAAGCATAATATATTGATCGTCGACGATCATCGCATCACCCAGAGCGGGCTGCGCTTCCTGTTCGGCTCGCTCGACCGTTACACGGTGGTGGGGGCGCTCGATCGCGGCGCGACCGTCAATGCCTTCGTCCAGTCGCAGCCCGTCGATCTGGTGATCCTCGACCTCAACCTCCCCGACGTGCGCGGGATCAACGTGCTCGCCGAAATCGTGGGTTCGCGCGACATGACGGTGATCATCCTGACCGGCGAGACGCACGTGAACGAGATTCATTCGGCGCTGAAGCTTGGCGCGCGCGCGATTGTCAGCAAGTCGGACTCGCTCGACCATATCGTCGCCGCCTGCGACGCGGCGCTCGCCGGCGAAATCTATGTCTCGCCGCATATCGGCGAGGCGCTGGGCAAGTTTCAGCAGCCGCCGGTCGCGCTGTCGTCGCGGCAGATGGCGATCCTCCACTATCTGGCGCAGGGTGAGACCAACAAGGAAATCGCCTATCGGCTGGCGATCGCGCCGCCGACGGTGTCCTTCCACATCGCCGAACTGCGGCGCAAGCTCGACGTTCCGCACAATCGCAAGATCGTCGAACGCGCGAACGAGCTAAACCTGCTCTGACCTTGCTGAAACAGCGCCCAAAAGCGGGTGGAGCGCCATTTCGCGGCATGCGGGCTTGACCGCCATCATCGTGACGAGCTGGCTGAGCCGCCCGCGCGTCACCGTCGTGTCGTCATAGGTGAGCGCGATCGTCGGGCCGCTCGCGGCGGCATCGAGTCCGGCCTCGAACGCCGCGCGGTCGTCGAAATCGAGCAGCGTCCAGCCGTCGAGCTCGGCCTGCAAGGCTTCGGCGGACACCGGAGTGATCGACGAAAAGGCTGCGGGCAGCGCGATCCGGATTTCGGTTCCGGCGGCACCCGATGCGACAATTTTCAGCGATCCGCGCAGCGTGCTGATGATGCGCTGCGCCGATCCGAAGCCCGACCCGCTGCCTTCGTCGCTTTCATCGGCGCGGATGCGGGGCATGACGCCGTCATTCAACGCCGCGACGAGTTCAGCGGGCATTCCGCCCCCGCTGTCGCGGACCGTGATGATGGCGCAGCCCTCCTCGATTTCGAGCGAGAGGCTCGCCCCGCCGGTGTGGGTATATTTGTAGCTGTTGCTCAGCAGGTTGGCGAGCGCGCGCATCAGCAAGGGGCGGTCGGAAATGATCGTGGCCTTGTCGGGAATGCGGACGTCGAGCGTCAGCCTCTTGCTCGCGAAGGGTGTCTTGAACATCATCGACAGTGGCTCGACGAGCGCCTCGGCGCGAAAGCTGCTGAGCGCGACGAAACCCGTATCGCTTGCGGCGATATTGGCGCCCGAGATGGTCGTTGATACGATTTCATTGAGATAGTCGGCCGAACTTTCGAGCATCTCGACCAGCTCGTCGTCGGCATCGGCGCGCTTCTGGCGCTTGAGGACCTCGACCGCGCTGTTGAGCGCCAGGATCACCTGTCGGCTGTCGTGCCCCGATGCGTGAAGCAGCGCATTCTGGCTGTTGACCGTTTCGAGCGCGAAGGCCTTTTCCTCGGCGAGCCGGGCGGCGCGCTCGCTGATCTCCAGCCGCTCGGTCAGCGACTGCGCATATTTCCAGTCGGCGGCGACCTTGTCGCGCTGGATCTTCTTGAGGTTCAGCCCCAGCGCGATCGTGACCATGACCGATTCGAACAGTCCGATCGGCCCGGCGAGGTGCCAGTTGATCGGCAGCCATGCGAAAATGCCCATCGAGGCGATCGCCGCATAGACGATGAAGAGCGCCAGGCTCGCCCAGCCGACGAAGAGCGGCCAGAGCTGGAAGCCGAGCTGTTTCATCGCGGCATAGCCGACGAAGGGCAGGAACAGCGCGACCGCGACGGCGACCAGCCAGGTCGCGAGGTGCAGCAGGAAACGCAGCTCGGGCGGGTAGTATGCGAGGCCGGGCTGGAAGACCATGATCGCGAGCGCGAACCAGATCAGCGCCTTCAGCACCATGTCGCGCCGCGGGAAATGGGCCGGAGTGTCGACGAAGCTTCGGCAGAATTGCGCCATCGATGCGGCAAAGCCGCATTTGATGAAATCCTCGACCGCGAGCCCGTTCAGCGGTTTGTCGTAGAGGAAGAAGATCGTGATATAGCCTTCGGAATGGACCGTGTTCAGCGCGAAGAAGGCTTCGGCCACCGCCAGCCACAGGAACTCCTTGAAACCCGTGATCGAGAAAAAGAGGAAGTTGAGCAGCAGCAGCGTCAGCGCGCCGACCACAACGCCCGATACCATCGCGATATTCGCGCGGCGCTCCTTGAAGAAAGTGCCGTAGCTGTTGATCTTGAGCGGCATATAGGTCGAATTTTCCGACAGGAACTCGATCAGCAACACCTCTTCCTCGCCCGGGTCGAGGACCAGCTCGGTGCTGAAAGCCTGATAGGTGCCGAGGTTCCGCCGCGCCGCCTCCGGGTTCGTCCCATCGACGATCAGGTCGAAGACGGCGCCCTCCAGCCGGTACAGGCGGAAATATTTCAGCGAACCGCGGCCGGTAGTCAGGATCCAGCTTCCCTGCTCGGGGCTGGCGTTGCGGACCTTGAGCAGCACCGCGGTTTGTGACCCCGGCGGCCCGAAATGGATCGTCGGCCCCTCGATCCGTTGCAGCGGCCCGGCGAGCAGCGCGCCGGGTTCGGGCCTGCCGGCACCGTCCGTCTGGCGGATGAAGCGGACGAACGGCGCGAGGGGCGGGGCATCCTTGCCCGCATGCAGTTCGAGCACGGGCAATTCCGCGGCCGCCAGTCGCGCTGGTTGCGCCGCCGCGAGCAGCGTGAAAATCAGGACCGCGAGCAGCTTTCGCATCATGGGCACCCGTTCGATGGCGGGGCCAGCGGCTTCATCCGTTCACGGGGGAATGGTGCGCGAATCCATGCGCTCCCCCGACATCAGCGACCCACCCCCCGGTGATGGATCACCGTAACGGCCGTGCGGGGCGCTGTGCAAGCATGACGTCAACGGCCCGTCGCAGATTCACCCAAAAAAACATTGGGTAGACGCTCGGGGGACGCCCGACCTAGTCAACGCGCACAAAGCTGAACGATGCCGCGCATCCAATCAGCTGGGGGACGCACATTTCGAGGTGGGGGTGGACCAGCCGGGGGACAAGATGTCCTCCGGCGAACCCCTTGCCATCTGCAATGTCGAGGGGAGTCACAGTCATGTCGCGTATTTCGAAATCCCGCCTGCTGGCTACCAGCGCAATCGTCGGCCTGTCGATCGGTCAGATCGCGGCGCCCGCCGCGGCGCAGCAATCCTTCGGCATCCATAACGACCAGCCCGAAACGCTGGAGATTGTGATCGAAGAGGAAGATCCCGACGTCGAGGGGCTCGACATTGGCATCTATGCCGACAATGGCCCTGTCGTCGTCGACAATGCCGGCGAGATTCGCGGCCTTGGCACCAGCATCGGTAGCGCCGAAAGCCGCCCCAGCGGCGGCATCGTTATCGCGCAGCCCGGATCGAGCGTCACCAACAGGGCCAGCGGGGACATCACCGGCGGCTCGAACGGCATCGCGACCTCCTATTTCTTCAGCGAGGACGCGAACGGCGACGAACTGCCGCCGCAGCCGCTCGCGGCGAACACCAGCGTCACCAACGCCGGAACGATCATCGGCCAGGCGGGCACCGGCGTCGGTCTGACCGGCGGCGGCAGCGTCACCAACAGCGGCACGATCCAGGGCTTCACCGGCAATGTCGGCAACGGCGCGCAGGGCGTCGGGGTCGCGATCACCGAATTCCCCGACCGCATCGCCGAAGGCGTGACCGGCGTCGGGACCGTCACCAACAGCGAAACCGGGTTGATCGAGGGGACGGTCTTCGGGGCGGTGCTGCAGGGCGGCGGCACGATCGACAATGAAGGCGTCATCCGCAGCACTGGCACGCCCAATCCCGCCTCGGGGGTCACCCCGTTCGGGATCATCATGGGGGCGACGCCCGATCAGACGGGCCGTAGCGCCACGCTGAACAACGGTGGTTCGGTGTCGGGTTTCCTAGGCGTTCTCGCGGGCGGCGCGCTCGAAACCGCGACGATCAACAACAGCGGGACGATCACCGGTCAGACGACCGCGATCTTCGCCAATCTGTCGGGCGACCTCGTCGTCAACAACGAAGCGGGCGGCGAGATCACGTCGAACGGCTTCATCACGATCAATTCGGCCGGCGGCACGCTCACGCTCGACAATGAAGGGCTGGTTCGCAGCGACGCCAACACGGCGATCAGCGTCGGCACCCCCGGCGCCTCGATCACCAACAGCGGCACGATCACCGGTGGCGGAAGCGACGGCATTTATGCAAACGCCGACGGCGTCACGACGATCGACAATGCCGCGGACGGCACGATCACCGGCGCGGCGTCGGGCATCCACGCCGAGTTCGGCGGGCTCGAGCTCACCAATGCGGGCACGATCCACGGTGACGGCGTCAACCCCGGCTTCGACGCCCCTCCCGACGCAGGGGTCACGATTTCGGGCGGTCCCAGCTCGGTCGTCAACAGCGGCAGCATCACCGGCAACCGCTTCGGCATCACGACCGCCAATTATTTCAACGCCGCGACCGGCCAGCTCCAGGGTCTCGCGACCGGCACCACCGTGGTCAACAGCGGCACCATCTATGGTTATAACGACGACGGCGTGCGCCTGATCGGCGGCGGCAGCGTCACCAACAGCGGCGAGATCGGCGGCCAGATCGACGCCTTTGCCGACGGCGTGTCGATGTTCGCCTACACCGACCAGGCGAACGAGGATTATAGCGCGCTCGTCACGAACGAGACCGAGGGACGGATCATTGGCGTCCGCTTCGGCGTCATCCTGTCGGGCGGCGGCGAAGTCGTGAACGACGGCGAGATTATCGGCGCGTCGGGCGGCGTCTATATTCAGGGCACCGCGCTTAACACCGACCCGAACGAGGAACGCAGCGGGCTCACCGCGAACGTCGTCAACCGCGGCACGATCACCGGGCTCGGCGATTTCGGCGGCACCGGCACCGAAGGCTATGGCGTCGGCTTCGGCAGCGACATGTCGACCGCGACGTTGGTCAACAGCGGCACGATCAGCAGCGAATTCGCTGAAGGCGTCAGCCACGGCTCGCTCGCCGACCTCACGATCACCAACGAGGAAGGCGGCGTGATCACCGGCGCCACCTCGGGCATCTACAGCGGCGCGAGCGGCACGCTGGCCGTCGACAACGCGGGCACGATCCGCGGCAACGGCACCTATGACGGCTTCGCTGCACCGCCCGACGCCGGCATCACCATCGGCACTGCGAGCTCGAGCGTGACCAACAGCGGCATCATCTCGGGCGCCGGCGCGGGCATCACCACCGCGTCGCTGTTCGACGAGGAAGCGGGTGCGCTCGTCGGCCTCGCGGTGGGTACCGAAATCACCAACAGCGGCAGCATCCTCGGCGAAACGAATGACGGCGTGCGGCTGATCGGCGGCGGCACCGTCACCAACAGCGGAACGATCCGCGGCGAAGGCACGGCCTTCTCCGACGGCGTCTCGATGTACGCCTTCACCGATCAGGCGAACGAGGATTTCGGCGCTTCGGTCGTCAACGCCGAGGGTGGCGAGATCGAAGGCACGCGCTTCGGGATCATCCTGTCGGGCGGCGGCGCGGTCGAAAATGCCGGCGACATCACCGGCGGTGACGGCGGCATGTTCCTTCAGGGCACCGCGATCAACACCGATCCGGGTGAGGACCGCAGCGGCCTGACCGCGAGTGTCGTCAACAGCGGCACGATCAGCGGCACCCGCGCCGACGGACTCAACGGCTATGGCGTCGGCTTCGGCAGCGACCTCTCGACCGCGACGCTCGACAACAGCGGCACGATCAGCAGCGTCGCGGCCGCGGGCGTCTTTCACGGCACGCTCGGCGACGTGACAATCAACAACGCTACAGATGGCGAAATCACGGGCGGCGCTTATGGCGTGCTCGCCCAAGGCGCCGGGTCGCTGACGCTCGTCAACGCCGGCACCATCCGCGGCGAGGGCGCTTATGAAGGTGCCGACCGCCCGGCCGAAGCGGGGGTGACGATCACCTCGGCGAACGCCGTGATCGAGAATAGCGGCATCATTTCGAGCGCCGGGCAGGGCGTCGTCACCCAGCTCTATTATAATGATGACACCGCCCAGCTCGAGATGCGCGCGGCGAATACCAGCGTCACCAACAGCGGGACGATCCGCGGCGAGAGCAACGATGCGATCCGGCTGTTCGGCGGCGGCAGCGTGACCAACAGCGGGACGATCGAGGGCACGGGCGGCGCAGCCGCCGACGGCATCACGATCCAGGCCTTCGCCGGGCAGGACACGAGCGGCAGCACGATGCTCGGCACGGTCGTCAACGAGGCCGGCGGCACGATCACCGGCGAACGCTATGGCGTGCTCGCGGTCAGCGGCGCGTCGGTCGATAATGCCGGCACCATCTCGGGCGCCCTCGCCGGTGTCGTCATCGGCCGCCAGAGCAGCGCGGGCAAGGAAGGCGTGCTCATCAACAGCGGCACGATCAACGGCGGCGTCCAGATCGACGTCGACAGCGCGGACGCGACGAACAGCGGTTCGATCGTCAGCGAAACCGGCGTTGCCCTGACTTCGCTCGGTCAGCTGGACCTGGTCAACAGCGGCACGATCACCGGCGGCAG from uncultured Sphingopyxis sp. carries:
- a CDS encoding response regulator transcription factor, yielding MVSKHNILIVDDHRITQSGLRFLFGSLDRYTVVGALDRGATVNAFVQSQPVDLVILDLNLPDVRGINVLAEIVGSRDMTVIILTGETHVNEIHSALKLGARAIVSKSDSLDHIVAACDAALAGEIYVSPHIGEALGKFQQPPVALSSRQMAILHYLAQGETNKEIAYRLAIAPPTVSFHIAELRRKLDVPHNRKIVERANELNLL
- a CDS encoding ATP-binding protein, whose translation is MMRKLLAVLIFTLLAAAQPARLAAAELPVLELHAGKDAPPLAPFVRFIRQTDGAGRPEPGALLAGPLQRIEGPTIHFGPPGSQTAVLLKVRNASPEQGSWILTTGRGSLKYFRLYRLEGAVFDLIVDGTNPEAARRNLGTYQAFSTELVLDPGEEEVLLIEFLSENSTYMPLKINSYGTFFKERRANIAMVSGVVVGALTLLLLNFLFFSITGFKEFLWLAVAEAFFALNTVHSEGYITIFFLYDKPLNGLAVEDFIKCGFAASMAQFCRSFVDTPAHFPRRDMVLKALIWFALAIMVFQPGLAYYPPELRFLLHLATWLVAVAVALFLPFVGYAAMKQLGFQLWPLFVGWASLALFIVYAAIASMGIFAWLPINWHLAGPIGLFESVMVTIALGLNLKKIQRDKVAADWKYAQSLTERLEISERAARLAEEKAFALETVNSQNALLHASGHDSRQVILALNSAVEVLKRQKRADADDELVEMLESSADYLNEIVSTTISGANIAASDTGFVALSSFRAEALVEPLSMMFKTPFASKRLTLDVRIPDKATIISDRPLLMRALANLLSNSYKYTHTGGASLSLEIEEGCAIITVRDSGGGMPAELVAALNDGVMPRIRADESDEGSGSGFGSAQRIISTLRGSLKIVASGAAGTEIRIALPAAFSSITPVSAEALQAELDGWTLLDFDDRAAFEAGLDAAASGPTIALTYDDTTVTRGRLSQLVTMMAVKPACREMALHPLLGAVSARSEQV
- a CDS encoding autotransporter domain-containing protein, whose amino-acid sequence is MSRISKSRLLATSAIVGLSIGQIAAPAAAQQSFGIHNDQPETLEIVIEEEDPDVEGLDIGIYADNGPVVVDNAGEIRGLGTSIGSAESRPSGGIVIAQPGSSVTNRASGDITGGSNGIATSYFFSEDANGDELPPQPLAANTSVTNAGTIIGQAGTGVGLTGGGSVTNSGTIQGFTGNVGNGAQGVGVAITEFPDRIAEGVTGVGTVTNSETGLIEGTVFGAVLQGGGTIDNEGVIRSTGTPNPASGVTPFGIIMGATPDQTGRSATLNNGGSVSGFLGVLAGGALETATINNSGTITGQTTAIFANLSGDLVVNNEAGGEITSNGFITINSAGGTLTLDNEGLVRSDANTAISVGTPGASITNSGTITGGGSDGIYANADGVTTIDNAADGTITGAASGIHAEFGGLELTNAGTIHGDGVNPGFDAPPDAGVTISGGPSSVVNSGSITGNRFGITTANYFNAATGQLQGLATGTTVVNSGTIYGYNDDGVRLIGGGSVTNSGEIGGQIDAFADGVSMFAYTDQANEDYSALVTNETEGRIIGVRFGVILSGGGEVVNDGEIIGASGGVYIQGTALNTDPNEERSGLTANVVNRGTITGLGDFGGTGTEGYGVGFGSDMSTATLVNSGTISSEFAEGVSHGSLADLTITNEEGGVITGATSGIYSGASGTLAVDNAGTIRGNGTYDGFAAPPDAGITIGTASSSVTNSGIISGAGAGITTASLFDEEAGALVGLAVGTEITNSGSILGETNDGVRLIGGGTVTNSGTIRGEGTAFSDGVSMYAFTDQANEDFGASVVNAEGGEIEGTRFGIILSGGGAVENAGDITGGDGGMFLQGTAINTDPGEDRSGLTASVVNSGTISGTRADGLNGYGVGFGSDLSTATLDNSGTISSVAAAGVFHGTLGDVTINNATDGEITGGAYGVLAQGAGSLTLVNAGTIRGEGAYEGADRPAEAGVTITSANAVIENSGIISSAGQGVVTQLYYNDDTAQLEMRAANTSVTNSGTIRGESNDAIRLFGGGSVTNSGTIEGTGGAAADGITIQAFAGQDTSGSTMLGTVVNEAGGTITGERYGVLAVSGASVDNAGTISGALAGVVIGRQSSAGKEGVLINSGTINGGVQIDVDSADATNSGSIVSETGVALTSLGQLDLVNSGTITGGSGVAAQLSAFDDTMTLKTGSAITGLVDAGEGTDTLTLDGDVLELTEAQQLTAANGFEALDVAAGYWSTSGFVGEFGNVTIDAGASLQVNEVDLGEEGTSSPILTSAVRTDGLLVLNFGEDETVSALDDLTIDGAGQLQLIGDAVFTVDTANIAHTGGTIISNGGLVLTGVLQGDVRTEGDGTFELGAGGTEGSFSGNIVNDGRFVFNRSDNYDFLGDFSGNGVLDKKGDGALTFMGDYAFEGVTNILGGSVRIGGTIDPTTDFNLGEGGTLDITGKDQTIGGLEGEEGSNVELGDSQLTVDQPGNTSFGGDISGTGSFVKQGEGTLNLTGNSSYTGPTSVNGGTLAVNGSIVSPVTVNSGGTLGGNGSVGSTTVGDGGTLAPGNSIGRLTVNGDLAFTAGSTYEVEVNAAGEADRLDATGAVTIDSAASVAVLAEDGEYNGRTDYVILTGAGGITGTFGTVTSNLAFLDPLLRYDANSVILSLYRNDIDFADIAVGFNQASVATAVQALGIDNPLYEAVLVQNAATAQASFGDLSGEILASAMSGLTDDSRHLRNSLMGMKAPEESGAFVWGSAFGGWGDFDANRGNFAMDTDHKGLVAGVGFGGNGFAAALSAGIGGSDFRFDGRNDRAEVDSKYLAAHATYGSGEGLRGTVGVSYAWHDIDTSRGISGAPLAQTLTSKRDADTLQIFGEIGYDITAGNMAITPFARLAHVDTGSDAFTETGGNAALTVGKADQKTTFLSLGARAQFNAGQPGFQPYVSAAWNRAFNDRGAPIVSRFVAGGPAFDILGIAIPKNSAEVEAGFEFTTGAFRLGAAYTGTLASDRSAHGARVTARIAF